Within the candidate division WOR-3 bacterium genome, the region AGCCTTCGGAGGTTCGAATCCTTCCCTGCCCATATTTTCTAAACCCCAAACCTCAAACCGCTACTGAGTCCTCTCTATATTTTTTATATCTTATGAAGGCACGATAAAACCCGTGGGCAAGGCTTTAGCCTTGCATAAATTTGAAATTCTTGGGTGGTAACCGCTAACATTGACAATTCATTATTTTTGGTTAATATTTACCTGATGAGAAAAGTGCTGATATTAATCCTTTTTTTTCTCGCCTGCGGACCTTTACTTCCGCGATTCAGCCCTTCGGCTGAAAGAGCTGCCGAGTATTTTGAAGCCGGCAATAACCATTTCAAAACCAAGCAATACGAAAAGGCAATTGTGGAATTGGAGAAGGTGGTGCGCGATTTCCCAGGCACCCAAGCCTATGAACCGGCATTATATCTGTTGACCTTCTCTTATTACCGCATCAACAACTTTGAAAAAGCCGTGTTGTATGGAGAAAGGTTTGTCAAGGAATACCCTTACTCCAATTACCTGATAAAAATTCTGGGTTTATTGGGCGATGCGCATTTGAAATTGTTGAATGATTATAAGGCAGCCTATTATCTGATAAAATTCTACAAACAGTCGACCGATGAATTTGAAAAAGAGACGGCATATAAAAAAATAATCCAGTTGCTGGCGGAAATGTCTTTGGAAAATCTTGAAAGATTGCATCGCAATTTCCTGGGTGAGCCGATAGATGAAGACATTCTCTATTACTTGATAAGAGAGGAGATCAAAGCGGGTCGAGAAAGGGATGCCGAGAGAGATTTTAAAGTTTTAACCCGAAGATTTCCTGAAACTACCTATGCAGAGGAATTTAAAGATTTCAAAAAGGTAAGCGAACTTGGTGCAGTCTCAAGGTTTGCTGGCGTGCTGCTACCTCTAACCGGAAAATATGCCCGTTATGGTCAAAAATTGAAAGAAATTATAAAAATTTTTGAAAATAATAACTATCTGTCATTTTCCATTATTTTAATGGATACTAAATCCGATCCCGTGGAGGCCATAGCCGCGGTCCAAAAACTGATTGAGGAAAAGAAAGTCGATTTTATCATCGGACCTTTATTTTCTATTGAAGCCTTAGGAGTCGCAGGTTATACCACCGCCCGGGGTGTTCCACTTATTGTGCCGACAAATATCGATCTAAAGCTTGGTAGTCTTTCAATGATCTTCACTCCTGCCCAGACCATGGAACAACAGGCAAAGGGAATTGCACGGTATAGTCTCAACCAGTTGGGTTTAATCCGGTTTGCCGTGCTCTTCCCTGAAGTTCCCCGCTATGCTGCACTCGCCGGGGTATTTGTGGAGGAAATCAGGAAGAACGATGGACAAATCGTGGCAGTCGAATCTTTTAATCCAGATTCCGTGACACTAAAGACTGAGTTGGAGCGGATAAAAAGAAAAAACCCCGAGGCGATTTTTCTCGCAATGGATACGGATATGCTCATCAATACCGCGCCCCAGATCTATTATTATGGGCTTGAGGGTATCAAAATGTTGGGCATCGAATCGTTTGAACATGAAAAAGTCTTGCGACTGGGTGAGCGCTATGTGGAATCAGCGCTTTTTGCTACTTCCTCTATAGATAGCACTGTAATCCAGGAGTTAAAGAAAAACGGTCTGGATAGCACAGACCCAATAGTGGTTAAATTTTTTCAGACGCTTTGGGTTTTGCGCGAACTGACCACCTATGAAAGGGCGAACTTGCACCGTAGATTGTCCGAGATCTTTCTGAACGCGCGTGCTTTTAACATCTGGACAATCAAAGACGGTGAATTTGTGAAATTGAGCGAAATAAAGATTGATTGAATGGGGGTGGTTATGGCAAAAAAAGAAAAAAAGGAGAGAAAAGCCGAGGCACTGATTGAAGTGCGTTTCACAAAAAAGAACTACTTATTATTCGGTGCTGGGTTGGGTTCGTTGATAATCGGATTTATTTTATTGCGCGCTGGTGATATCGTCCTGGCACCGATTCTTTTGGTCTTGGGTTATTTGGTCTTTTTCCCGCTGGGCATTCTTCTTAAATAATCTTAAACACTTGTAGCGACCGCGAACCGCCGGACCGGCATTTTAAAAAATGGATCTCGCCCGTAAGGTAAAAGCATTTGCTCAAAAATTAGGTTTAGAGGTAAGGATTGCATCGGCAGCGCCTTTCTCCGAGGAAAGTGAAAGGATAAGAGCCCAACAAGCACGGAGGCTCTTTCTTAACCGGGATTTCGTCTCTGAACTGGAAATAGATAAATTCTGTAATCCCGCCTCTATTCTAAAAGACGCCAGGTCGATCATCAGTGGATTTTTGTTTTATCTCACCCCGGAAGAACCCGATCCCACGAAACCTGGTGACCCCTACGGGGTGGTGGCACATTATACCCGTCGGAATTATTATAAAGAACTAAAAAGACGCTTAAAAAAATTGGGTGTGTGGCTGAAAAATGAATATCAGGCAAAAGTAGCAACCTACTCTTGTGGACCGATTGCAGAAAAACCGATTGCTCAAAGGAGCGGAATTGGTTATTATGGAAAGCACAGTATAATAATAAACCCGGTGTATGGTTCCTGGATCGTCCTCGGAGAAATTATCACCGATCTTGTGCTGGAACCGGATGAACCATTAAACATGGATTGTGGAGAATGTCGGAAATGTATTGAAGCCTGTCCAACAGGAGCAATAATCGAGCCTTATATACTCGACCGAAAAAAATGTATCCAGAGTCTGACTACTCATCGGGAAGTAATCTCTGATGCAATTGCCCGGGTCTGGGGAAACCGCATCTACGGGTGTACGACTTGCCAGGAAGTATGCCCGTTTAACAAGAAAATAAAACCTGAGTCCCCCAAGACCGATATCGGTATTGTTGGTTCTTATATCTCACTTATTGAAATTCTACAGATGGATGAAGTTACCTACCGGAATAAATATAAAAATAATCAAATAAGTGCCCGCTGGGTAAACTTTGAGGCAATAAAAAGAAATGCCCTTATTGCATTGGGTAATATAAAGGATAAAAAAACGCTTGATCTAATAAAAAAATTTATAAATTCGCAGAGCCGGATATTACGCGAAACAGCCCGCTGGGCACTGAACCAATTTTAGCATGCCAGAATTAGTCAATAAATTGCGTATGGCGATTCTTAATCCCAGGAATGCACTAACAATTTTATTAAACAGATTGCGTTCAAATTTTAGTTATTATTTTCTCAAAACTTATGCCCTGGGACCGGAAACAGTCAATATTTATCCCACTTTTAGATGTAATTTAAAATGCGAGATGTGTTTTGAAAAATATGCCCGGGTAGAAACGGAAATGGATTATGCGGATTGGGTAAAAATAATAGCGGAAATAAAAAAATTCCGCCCCCGAGTTCATATCTCTGGAGGTGAACCTTTTGTGTATAAAGGTATTCTAAAACTCATTGAGCACATAAAGAAAAATAACTTATATCTTCATATCACAACCAATGGAACATTCCTCGAGGATTATGCTGGAGAACTTATAAAATTTAATGTCAATCGTATTGATATTTCAATCGATGGTGCTGGGGATACTCATGATAAAATTCGGGGGGTCAAGGGAACTTTTAATAAAATAATCAAAGGGCTTCAAAGATTGAATAATTTGAAAAGCCGTTTACCAATTTTGAAGATAAATTCAATAATAAATATTGCCCATCCAGAAACGATGAACGATATCATAAATATTGCACAGGAATATCGAATAAATAGCATCCAGTTTATCTATCCGCTCTATCTTGATGCAGAGGCATTATTAAAACATGAGGTATTTTTAGCAAATAAGATTAAAAAAGATTTAAACTACTGGTGCTATGCAAGCCATTATAGTCCACCATTAGGTGATTTTTTTGAAATTCAGGGGGTAATCAATAAATTGCCTAAAGACAAATTTATAATTGAGATATTTCCCAATTTCAATTTTGACCAATTTCGTGCCTATTATCAATCACCCCAAGAATTTAATAAGGTATACAAAGGTAATTGTCGGGCACTGTGGAATACCGCTACCATCCTGCCGGATGGAAGTATCGAATCCTGTCCGGATTATATCCTGGGCAATATCAAAGAAAAAGAATTTTTCAATAGTTGGAATAATCAGGCAATGAAAGAGCTCCGTGCCCTTATTCTTGATAAAAAGTTTTTTTCCGTCTGTCGTGCCTGCTGCTTTTATTACCAATAAGACTCAGGAAAAATCATTCAATCACCACCAATCTCACACTGCGCACATCGTTCTTTATAAAATAAACTCCGGCACTTATCTGGTTTCCCCTGTAATCAGTTAAATTCCAGATCAATCTACCGTTAGTGGGATTATCAAATGTCTTGATGAGTTTACCTGCAGCATCATAAATTTTTAACCGAGTTGGAGTTGTACATTCTATTAAAACCCTATTGCCTTTGCGCACAAGGTTTGGTGTAACGATCAGTAGCTTTTTTATCCTTTCGTCACCGATTATAACCTCTTCACTACCTGTGCCACGATCAATAGTCAATTTTACATAATTACTCCCCCTCTGGGTTGTCCCAGCGGAGGCACTATCACTAATCATATTATATACCCGACGCGGAATTGCTTCATCCGTTCTCCACATTGGGACAGCAACGCCATTATCTCCGTTCCAACGAATTTCAACCAGAAGATTTGAGCTATTGTCATATTGAAAATCGACCGGCCATTCAAGCCAATTATTCGCTGCGCCACCAACAGTAAATGAGGGAGATTCAAACTGGAGCTGTGGGGTATTGCCCGCATAATTATCGTCAAACACTGTACTGAGCTGTGAGACGGTGGTATGACAGAAGTAAAAACGGAAATTATTGTAAACGCCGACAGCGTTGCTTGTAGGTTGGAAGGCAAAGCTAATGATCTTCCCGGAGGTGTTTATCTCCTGCTGCAAAAATAGAACCTGGAATCTACAGGCATCATAAGAATTTCCCCAGAAGGGGATAGAATTTCCGACGTATGGAGTACCGATGATGACGACTGTTGTATCGGCGCGTGCCGCGATGAAAAAGACAGGTATAAGAATGAGTAATTTTTTCATATAACCCCTTGTTATGAAACATTATAACTAAGAAATTTCAATTGTCAATAAAAATGCAACCAGGTTAAAAAATTAAATTTTCATCTTGATTTTGTTGCCTGAATAAATATTATTGAACAGAGATTGATCTATGAGAGCTTTTTTGGTCAAAATAAAAAAGCAGAAAATTACCTTTTTATTACTATTATTAATAATCATTCTTGCTGCATATCTCCGCCTCAGCGGTTTTAACTGGGCTCTGCCCCGGCAACCATATTATCGAGCCGGCTATCAGGACGAAGCTTTTGTCATTAATATGCTACTGACGATAAACCCCCGGGATTATAATCCGCACTACTTTATCAATCCGACATTTCACTATTATACCCTCCTTCTCGCAATAAAGTCAGCCTATGCTTTAGGTTATATCAAAAATTTTGCCCACCCGGTATTGACCAATCTCCAAGGGCAACCAATAGAGAAGATAACACTCAATGACTATCAAAGGATATACACCATCTGCCGGATAGTGGTAAGTATTGAAGGCATTCTTACAGCCCTGTTGGTCTATCTCATTGGCCAGGCATTATACAATACCCAAATCGGCTTGATTGCAGGATTCATCTTCGCTATCCTCCCTACCCATGTCTTCCAGTCACATCTCTTTGTAGTTGATGCCCCAGCAGTTTTCTGGGAGATGGTTGGAGTATATTATCTTGCCCGAATGCTAAATAAAAAAAAGATTTTTCAATCCAATTTTATCATCAGCGGTATCCTCCTTGGTCTCGCCTTAGGAACTAAATATATGAACATTTTGCTAATCTTTACCTTCATAGCGATTATTTTAATTAAAGAAAGAAAAATAATTTGGAAAAATCTGATCCTTACATTTTCACTAATGCTTATTGTTTTTTTATTAACCACACCCCATGCCCTACTCTCCTGGCGGGAGTTTCTTTTCGGAAATGTTGATGAATTCGGGGGGATTTTTGGTAAGAAAGGGCTATTGGCTTATAACAATTATCCCACCAAT harbors:
- a CDS encoding penicillin-binding protein activator, whose product is MRKVLILILFFLACGPLLPRFSPSAERAAEYFEAGNNHFKTKQYEKAIVELEKVVRDFPGTQAYEPALYLLTFSYYRINNFEKAVLYGERFVKEYPYSNYLIKILGLLGDAHLKLLNDYKAAYYLIKFYKQSTDEFEKETAYKKIIQLLAEMSLENLERLHRNFLGEPIDEDILYYLIREEIKAGRERDAERDFKVLTRRFPETTYAEEFKDFKKVSELGAVSRFAGVLLPLTGKYARYGQKLKEIIKIFENNNYLSFSIILMDTKSDPVEAIAAVQKLIEEKKVDFIIGPLFSIEALGVAGYTTARGVPLIVPTNIDLKLGSLSMIFTPAQTMEQQAKGIARYSLNQLGLIRFAVLFPEVPRYAALAGVFVEEIRKNDGQIVAVESFNPDSVTLKTELERIKRKNPEAIFLAMDTDMLINTAPQIYYYGLEGIKMLGIESFEHEKVLRLGERYVESALFATSSIDSTVIQELKKNGLDSTDPIVVKFFQTLWVLRELTTYERANLHRRLSEIFLNARAFNIWTIKDGEFVKLSEIKID
- the queG gene encoding tRNA epoxyqueuosine(34) reductase QueG, which produces MDLARKVKAFAQKLGLEVRIASAAPFSEESERIRAQQARRLFLNRDFVSELEIDKFCNPASILKDARSIISGFLFYLTPEEPDPTKPGDPYGVVAHYTRRNYYKELKRRLKKLGVWLKNEYQAKVATYSCGPIAEKPIAQRSGIGYYGKHSIIINPVYGSWIVLGEIITDLVLEPDEPLNMDCGECRKCIEACPTGAIIEPYILDRKKCIQSLTTHREVISDAIARVWGNRIYGCTTCQEVCPFNKKIKPESPKTDIGIVGSYISLIEILQMDEVTYRNKYKNNQISARWVNFEAIKRNALIALGNIKDKKTLDLIKKFINSQSRILRETARWALNQF
- a CDS encoding radical SAM protein gives rise to the protein MAILNPRNALTILLNRLRSNFSYYFLKTYALGPETVNIYPTFRCNLKCEMCFEKYARVETEMDYADWVKIIAEIKKFRPRVHISGGEPFVYKGILKLIEHIKKNNLYLHITTNGTFLEDYAGELIKFNVNRIDISIDGAGDTHDKIRGVKGTFNKIIKGLQRLNNLKSRLPILKINSIINIAHPETMNDIINIAQEYRINSIQFIYPLYLDAEALLKHEVFLANKIKKDLNYWCYASHYSPPLGDFFEIQGVINKLPKDKFIIEIFPNFNFDQFRAYYQSPQEFNKVYKGNCRALWNTATILPDGSIESCPDYILGNIKEKEFFNSWNNQAMKELRALILDKKFFSVCRACCFYYQ
- a CDS encoding glycosyltransferase family 39 protein; this encodes MVKIKKQKITFLLLLLIIILAAYLRLSGFNWALPRQPYYRAGYQDEAFVINMLLTINPRDYNPHYFINPTFHYYTLLLAIKSAYALGYIKNFAHPVLTNLQGQPIEKITLNDYQRIYTICRIVVSIEGILTALLVYLIGQALYNTQIGLIAGFIFAILPTHVFQSHLFVVDAPAVFWEMVGVYYLARMLNKKKIFQSNFIISGILLGLALGTKYMNILLIFTFIAIILIKERKIIWKNLILTFSLMLIVFLLTTPHALLSWREFLFGNVDEFGGIFGKKGLLAYNNYPTNPFKPFAYMIYYSLRLPLALLAFVALGYVILRRNNSDKIILSFLVPFYLIMTISPSPHLRHSLPALPFLALAIATTLIGLAQEIKNRYLQYIFAGYSAGALIYTFLFTEAMVDRMRYPDTRLEAADWFFKNIPAQTSVGAATVLPFRYTPPIELPSNEGNAVGKTDDEAIKQLYYKLIKTNYDYYSLLHHKPEYFVITQVECEEMPYNQVGEVNARNFIRTLFKEEHYSLVKVFERKYNILGFKFDPDFPNLDWNPVSQKIYIFRKKFE